One genomic segment of Oligoflexus sp. includes these proteins:
- a CDS encoding AAA family ATPase, whose translation MRQRFSGSFPNFSSAVQPPPPRRDLHEEAATNLDWDFPYKPKDVKQFLDRSIMKQDEAKCALAIAICDHYNQVKAVYNGSDPGTDDYTKQNILLLGPSGVGKTYLIRKIAELIGVPFVKADATKFSETGYVGANVEDLVRELVSQARGDIRKAECGLIYLDEADKLASRQRSTGRDVNGRGVQFGLLRLMEETEIDLRSGHDLQSQLQTIMDFQRGKLGRGKVSTKHILFIVSGAFTGLEDIILRRVGRGALGFQADHSRVPDLSDKALDHATSEDFVNFGFEPEFIGRLPVRVACHPLSKDDLLSIMLNSDGSILRQYQKSFRAYDINLHFTDEALDRIASLAFEEKTGARGLMTICEKILRPFKFELPSTMIRNLLVTQGMVENPQGYLDQLLREYGQPLH comes from the coding sequence GTGCGTCAACGTTTTAGCGGCAGTTTTCCCAACTTCTCAAGTGCCGTCCAGCCGCCACCACCGCGCCGTGATCTGCACGAGGAGGCCGCCACGAATCTTGACTGGGATTTTCCCTATAAGCCGAAGGACGTCAAACAATTCCTCGATCGCTCCATCATGAAGCAGGACGAAGCCAAGTGCGCTCTCGCCATTGCCATCTGTGATCATTACAACCAGGTGAAAGCGGTCTATAACGGAAGCGATCCCGGCACCGATGATTACACGAAGCAAAACATCCTGCTCCTCGGACCCAGCGGCGTGGGCAAAACCTATCTCATTCGTAAAATCGCCGAACTCATCGGCGTTCCTTTCGTGAAGGCCGACGCTACAAAATTCAGTGAAACCGGGTACGTCGGCGCCAACGTCGAAGACCTTGTTCGCGAACTCGTCAGCCAGGCGCGGGGAGATATACGTAAAGCGGAATGTGGCTTGATTTATTTGGATGAGGCTGACAAGCTCGCCTCCCGACAGCGGTCGACAGGCCGTGATGTGAATGGGAGAGGAGTACAATTTGGCCTACTTCGTCTTATGGAAGAAACCGAAATCGATCTGCGTTCCGGCCATGACTTACAATCGCAGCTCCAGACAATTATGGATTTCCAACGCGGCAAGCTCGGTCGTGGGAAAGTCAGCACGAAGCATATACTCTTCATTGTCAGCGGAGCCTTTACTGGACTTGAAGACATCATCCTGCGAAGAGTCGGACGAGGTGCCCTCGGGTTCCAAGCGGATCATTCCCGGGTCCCAGACCTGAGTGATAAGGCCCTGGATCACGCCACCAGTGAAGACTTTGTGAACTTTGGTTTCGAGCCGGAATTCATCGGACGCCTTCCCGTCCGCGTTGCGTGTCATCCCTTGAGCAAGGATGACCTTCTCAGCATCATGCTGAACTCTGACGGTTCCATCCTCCGCCAGTATCAAAAATCCTTCCGGGCTTACGATATCAATCTCCATTTCACTGATGAGGCTCTGGATCGTATCGCTTCGCTTGCGTTTGAAGAAAAAACGGGAGCGCGGGGTCTCATGACCATCTGTGAAAAAATCCTGCGGCCTTTTAAGTTTGAACTGCCATCGACCATGATTCGGAATCTTCTTGTGACCCAAGGGATGGTCGAGAATCCACAGGGATATTTGGATCAGCTTCTGCGGGAATATGGGCAGCCTCTCCATTGA
- the fliG gene encoding flagellar motor switch protein FliG produces the protein MAARKFNPSQKAAILMLSLGEDLAAEIFRSMSESEVRSVGTALKQLGRVEQVDIDAVVNEFLTVLNTKTTGLSKDTAAFAQKAIQLAFKGNKGEALSQQLGRGPVKMRSLEIADPPTMARILQNEHPQTIAMILAHATSDKASAILLQLHESLRTEIMIRLSKLEPIDPDVVADIDQHLLKEIERMGSIHQRKLGGSRKVAEILNHLDKDGLRLLEKIEERNPDLSEDIRQKMFTFDDLILIDSRGIQELVKVIPRGTLTLALRAATETIQKLFYKNMSERSAKMLADDIEALGPQKQSDILKAQREVLNEVRKLEENGRLVIDRDQKRQVS, from the coding sequence ATGGCTGCACGCAAATTCAATCCGTCTCAAAAAGCTGCGATCCTTATGCTCTCCTTGGGCGAGGACCTTGCGGCCGAGATTTTCCGCAGCATGAGCGAAAGCGAAGTCCGTTCAGTCGGCACCGCACTCAAGCAATTGGGCCGCGTGGAGCAGGTGGATATTGATGCGGTTGTGAATGAATTCCTTACAGTTCTGAACACCAAAACCACCGGATTGAGCAAGGATACGGCGGCTTTCGCACAAAAGGCAATTCAGCTCGCGTTCAAAGGCAACAAGGGCGAGGCCCTTTCCCAGCAGCTCGGCCGTGGCCCTGTAAAGATGCGTTCGCTTGAGATCGCCGATCCACCGACGATGGCCCGCATTCTTCAAAATGAACATCCACAAACAATCGCCATGATCCTGGCTCACGCGACTTCCGACAAGGCGAGTGCGATTCTGCTTCAGCTTCATGAATCCCTGCGCACCGAGATCATGATTCGTCTCTCGAAACTCGAACCCATAGATCCCGATGTGGTCGCTGATATTGATCAGCATCTTCTCAAGGAAATCGAACGCATGGGTTCCATCCATCAAAGAAAACTGGGTGGGTCGCGGAAGGTGGCCGAAATTCTCAATCACCTGGACAAAGACGGCCTGCGTCTTTTGGAAAAAATCGAGGAGCGCAACCCCGATCTTTCCGAGGACATCCGACAGAAGATGTTTACGTTCGATGATCTTATTCTGATCGATTCCCGCGGCATCCAGGAACTGGTCAAGGTCATTCCACGCGGAACTCTGACCCTGGCCCTTCGTGCTGCGACCGAGACCATCCAAAAACTTTTCTATAAAAACATGTCCGAACGTTCAGCGAAAATGCTGGCCGATGATATCGAGGCCCTGGGTCCTCAGAAGCAAAGTGATATTCTGAAAGCGCAGCGGGAGGTTTTGAACGAGGTGAGAAAGCTCGAAGAAAACGGGCGCCTCGTGATCGATCGCGACCAGAAGCGCCAGGTAAGCTGA
- a CDS encoding SGNH/GDSL hydrolase family protein encodes MRKYLAWLLAGLVSMSGSAKGDTVAFLGDSISTGGAAHETLRFDIELLSQIFAGKVDMSPGPEYYQTLNETWEPIEQPAMPPRRLDFSRREFDNPFSWVTDNAMLVLGKRYLDTEEYSWGYLLGRKRKVSPHEILIAARDGERSEHATRQVDRLLDATGSKAPRHVFMFFTGNDLCAPQAEFATEAADYAKHQEQALRYLIRNAQPDHSATHVWLLDPLGILQIVSSPDILGRPVKAYGQDLTCRDLQSGRFKSPTSELLKEGMSDKFIFGMMFGQGPRSYCPSLFAVHEEGGTEIQLRLSGMLAAYRQELDKLAKKLADVHPSFKIHHLRETSDLMFTGEDIANDCFHLSMKGHLKLARVVDEAMRKAMP; translated from the coding sequence ATGCGTAAATATTTAGCTTGGCTTCTGGCCGGTCTCGTCTCTATGAGCGGATCTGCCAAAGGTGATACGGTCGCTTTCCTGGGGGATAGCATCAGCACCGGCGGAGCCGCGCATGAAACACTGCGCTTTGATATTGAACTTCTGAGCCAGATTTTTGCCGGCAAGGTCGATATGAGCCCTGGGCCTGAATATTATCAGACGCTGAATGAAACCTGGGAGCCCATTGAACAGCCGGCGATGCCTCCACGGCGTTTGGATTTCTCGCGGCGGGAGTTCGATAATCCCTTCAGCTGGGTGACGGATAACGCAATGCTGGTCCTTGGAAAGCGGTATCTGGATACCGAGGAATATAGCTGGGGCTATCTCCTGGGACGCAAGCGCAAGGTCAGCCCACATGAAATTTTGATCGCAGCGCGGGACGGCGAACGTTCCGAGCATGCGACGCGGCAGGTGGATCGTCTGCTGGATGCGACCGGATCCAAGGCGCCACGGCATGTTTTTATGTTTTTCACCGGCAATGATCTGTGTGCGCCGCAGGCGGAATTCGCGACCGAGGCTGCGGATTATGCGAAGCATCAGGAACAGGCTTTGCGGTATTTGATTCGGAATGCTCAGCCGGATCATAGTGCGACTCATGTATGGCTGCTGGATCCCCTGGGGATTTTGCAGATTGTGAGTTCACCCGATATTTTGGGACGGCCGGTGAAGGCCTATGGACAGGATTTGACCTGTCGTGATTTGCAGAGCGGGCGTTTTAAAAGTCCGACCTCGGAGCTTTTGAAAGAAGGCATGAGCGATAAATTTATCTTCGGCATGATGTTCGGTCAGGGGCCACGCAGCTACTGCCCTTCGCTTTTCGCTGTGCATGAGGAAGGCGGGACTGAAATTCAATTGCGCCTGTCGGGTATGCTTGCGGCTTATCGACAGGAGCTCGATAAACTGGCTAAAAAGCTGGCGGACGTGCATCCATCGTTTAAGATACACCATCTGCGGGAAACCTCGGACCTGATGTTTACCGGCGAAGATATTGCGAATGACTGCTTTCATCTGAGCATGAAGGGGCATTTGAAACTGGCGCGGGTGGTCGATGAGGCCATGCGGAAGGCTATGCCCTAA
- a CDS encoding LysR family transcriptional regulator, protein MEPQSEKYKKLRMLDIDDLILLQHLLRGGRPSTGAALLGLTPPAVSHRLRKIEDVFEIKLFDRIGSKLSLNNAGKALSEKADRALLLMSN, encoded by the coding sequence ATGGAACCACAAAGCGAAAAATACAAGAAACTTCGCATGCTTGACATCGACGACTTGATCCTCCTGCAGCATTTGCTGAGGGGTGGACGACCATCGACCGGAGCAGCGTTGCTCGGCTTGACCCCACCCGCGGTGAGCCACAGGCTGCGTAAAATTGAAGATGTCTTTGAAATTAAGCTCTTTGACCGCATTGGGTCGAAGTTGAGTTTGAACAACGCCGGCAAAGCCCTGTCAGAAAAGGCTGACCGCGCTCTTCTTCTGATGAGCAACTAA
- a CDS encoding acylphosphatase: MGKVAKRYYFKGRVQGVGFRYHTHSIAAAFPVQGFVQNLPDGRVEMHAEGEEEVLAALVEAIQDRFTGYIHSYEVQDVTALQLKGFEIRR, encoded by the coding sequence ATGGGCAAGGTCGCCAAACGCTATTATTTCAAGGGACGCGTGCAGGGAGTTGGCTTTCGATATCATACACACAGCATAGCCGCTGCATTTCCGGTTCAAGGTTTTGTGCAAAACCTCCCGGACGGGCGCGTTGAAATGCATGCAGAGGGTGAGGAAGAAGTGTTGGCCGCTTTAGTCGAGGCCATTCAGGATAGATTCACGGGATACATACACAGCTATGAGGTCCAGGATGTCACCGCTCTGCAGCTCAAGGGCTTTGAAATCAGACGATGA
- the dmeF gene encoding CDF family Co(II)/Ni(II) efflux transporter DmeF, with the protein MTRPDFFQGDHSHVFDEGNPLAERNTKRAVILTAVVMVVEIIGGWIFNSMALLADGWHMASHALALGLSVAAYKAARKLAGHSHFSFGTWKIEVLGGYTSAILLMGVAGMMLFESVLRFITPTPIQYDQAIAIAFLGLATNLVSAWLLKDGHDHGHGHDHHHHHDHDHDHAHDHKHGHHHDLNLRSAYMHVVTDAATSVLAIIALFSGKFWAWDWMDPLMGVVGAVLVAVWAFGLIR; encoded by the coding sequence ATGACCAGGCCCGATTTTTTTCAAGGCGATCATTCCCACGTATTCGATGAAGGCAACCCCCTGGCAGAGCGCAACACGAAGCGTGCGGTGATCCTGACCGCCGTTGTCATGGTTGTCGAGATCATCGGCGGTTGGATTTTCAATTCCATGGCGCTGCTGGCCGATGGCTGGCATATGGCATCGCATGCTTTGGCTTTGGGGCTTTCGGTTGCGGCTTATAAAGCGGCGCGGAAGTTGGCGGGGCATTCGCATTTTAGTTTTGGGACCTGGAAGATTGAGGTGCTCGGTGGTTATACGAGCGCCATCCTGCTTATGGGCGTGGCTGGGATGATGCTGTTTGAGTCGGTCCTGCGGTTTATCACGCCGACACCGATTCAGTATGATCAGGCCATTGCAATTGCGTTTTTGGGGCTGGCGACGAATTTGGTGAGCGCGTGGCTTTTGAAGGATGGGCATGACCACGGGCATGGACATGATCATCACCACCATCATGATCACGACCACGATCATGCGCACGATCATAAACACGGGCATCATCACGATTTGAATTTACGCTCGGCTTATATGCATGTGGTGACGGATGCGGCCACTTCGGTTTTGGCGATTATTGCGCTTTTCAGTGGGAAGTTTTGGGCCTGGGATTGGATGGATCCCCTGATGGGTGTGGTCGGTGCGGTGCTGGTGGCAGTTTGGGCGTTCGGGCTGATCCG
- a CDS encoding DUF86 domain-containing protein, which translates to MKDDQIYLLHIEECISDINTFVKGNRELFLNDKLVRNATLRSLQTLAESTSRLSDEFKEKHPDIPWRKIRGFRNVIVHDYLGLDYEAVWLVITVEIPRLRKILK; encoded by the coding sequence ATGAAGGACGATCAAATCTACTTACTGCACATAGAAGAATGCATCTCGGACATAAACACCTTCGTCAAAGGCAACCGCGAACTTTTCTTAAATGACAAGCTCGTACGCAACGCCACTCTTCGTAGTCTGCAGACACTTGCAGAATCAACCTCGCGTCTATCCGATGAATTCAAAGAGAAACATCCAGACATTCCATGGCGAAAAATTCGTGGCTTTCGAAATGTAATTGTTCACGACTATCTTGGTCTCGATTACGAAGCGGTATGGCTGGTAATTACAGTCGAAATTCCAAGACTCAGAAAAATCCTTAAGTAA
- a CDS encoding TIGR02147 family protein, with the protein MDVLKHQDYREILHGELARRIKQNPRYSQGAFARDLALTPSRLSEILHGKQGVSTQVAQQIARLMRFNEEETQYFLDLVESQHGRSRLLREAARIRLQRFRRSPLADLIGDDTFHLISDWYNVAVMELLRLDNIKAEPEYIAKSLRIPVEQAKDALQRLERLGLLKRNEDGRLQLVKAQQNFVGSVESESFQKFCRQILWKAIEAVDETRPHAMHSYMVAVAEKNLPQLMATLRETCNRLAERMDVDIGTKDTVYCLSTQFFPVSECSRDDGKKATLPT; encoded by the coding sequence ATGGATGTGTTGAAGCATCAGGATTATCGCGAGATTCTCCATGGCGAGTTGGCACGTCGCATCAAGCAAAATCCTCGCTATTCGCAGGGAGCCTTTGCACGTGATCTCGCGCTAACACCCAGCCGACTCAGCGAGATTTTACACGGGAAGCAAGGTGTGTCAACTCAGGTTGCGCAGCAAATTGCGCGACTCATGCGATTCAACGAAGAGGAAACGCAGTACTTCCTTGATCTGGTGGAAAGTCAGCATGGACGGAGTCGACTCCTGCGCGAGGCGGCCCGCATACGTTTGCAGAGATTTCGTCGTTCACCGCTTGCGGATTTAATCGGTGATGACACCTTTCATCTTATTTCTGACTGGTACAATGTTGCCGTCATGGAACTTCTGCGTTTGGACAATATAAAGGCAGAGCCCGAGTACATTGCCAAAAGTCTGCGCATCCCTGTGGAGCAGGCCAAGGACGCACTTCAGCGGCTTGAAAGGCTGGGGCTTTTGAAGCGCAACGAGGACGGGCGACTTCAGCTTGTCAAAGCGCAGCAAAACTTTGTGGGATCAGTCGAATCCGAGTCTTTTCAAAAATTCTGCAGACAGATACTATGGAAAGCCATTGAGGCGGTCGATGAGACACGGCCCCACGCCATGCACAGCTACATGGTGGCCGTTGCTGAAAAAAATCTGCCGCAGCTGATGGCGACCCTGCGTGAAACATGCAACAGACTCGCGGAGCGAATGGATGTCGACATCGGAACCAAGGATACCGTCTACTGCCTTAGCACGCAGTTTTTTCCGGTATCCGAGTGTTCAAGAGATGACGGGAAGAAAGCTACGTTGCCGACCTGA
- a CDS encoding nucleotidyltransferase family protein has protein sequence MTPLEKIKAHRQEILDIAKKYGASNIRIFGSVARGEARPDSDYDFLIELEPGRSAFEIGGLLMDLQDLLGAKVDIVTDKGLNKHIREKVLKEAIAV, from the coding sequence ATGACTCCGCTTGAAAAAATCAAAGCTCACCGTCAAGAAATTCTCGACATCGCGAAGAAATATGGCGCGAGCAACATCCGGATCTTCGGATCTGTTGCGCGTGGGGAAGCTCGCCCGGACAGTGACTATGATTTCCTCATTGAACTAGAACCCGGTCGATCGGCTTTTGAAATCGGCGGCCTTCTTATGGATCTGCAGGATCTATTGGGTGCCAAGGTTGATATTGTTACAGATAAAGGCCTCAATAAGCATATTCGGGAAAAAGTCTTGAAAGAAGCGATCGCCGTATGA
- a CDS encoding alpha/beta hydrolase produces the protein MVVQFDAQTPKDQAPGAQKLETTTHSGPSSLMQHFAEEAFDEPAQNLAFSCPIDHEGSSVYVQGWARPHSDQPPVIFVHDLGENVELYAGAAGMLVKNGFNVFGFDLRGHGRSMALTGDVLRFQDLVNDLLQVVAWIRHKSNRKKPFLIGQGVGALILMHFQKTYPQYVQRCLLLAPILQEQTVLPFFSRLLVSGMAQLFPGARVPRFLLPYFLPLSDESKERGLDATLVITARFAQELLQAIRSVSDVFKTLDANVLFVCPTDDLFYNSALLHKLVGQNTNTWQLEISEVKGISSHALSSDPEELEKLFEVILPWMRSRCEISATS, from the coding sequence TTGGTTGTTCAGTTTGACGCCCAGACCCCAAAAGATCAGGCTCCGGGCGCGCAGAAGCTGGAGACGACCACGCATTCGGGACCCTCATCGTTGATGCAGCACTTTGCGGAAGAAGCATTCGATGAACCCGCCCAGAATCTGGCGTTCTCATGTCCGATCGATCATGAAGGTTCATCGGTTTACGTGCAGGGTTGGGCAAGGCCGCATAGCGACCAGCCGCCGGTGATTTTTGTCCATGACCTGGGCGAGAATGTGGAGCTGTATGCAGGTGCGGCGGGGATGCTGGTTAAGAATGGGTTTAATGTTTTTGGGTTTGATTTGAGAGGGCATGGCCGGTCGATGGCGTTGACCGGGGATGTTCTTAGGTTTCAGGATCTGGTGAACGACCTCTTACAGGTTGTCGCGTGGATTCGGCATAAATCGAACCGGAAAAAGCCCTTTCTGATCGGTCAGGGTGTGGGTGCGTTGATACTCATGCATTTTCAGAAGACGTACCCGCAGTATGTTCAGCGGTGTTTGCTTTTGGCGCCGATTCTACAGGAACAGACGGTGCTGCCGTTTTTCAGCCGGCTGCTCGTTAGTGGGATGGCCCAGCTTTTCCCTGGTGCCCGAGTTCCAAGATTCCTGCTGCCTTATTTTTTACCACTAAGTGACGAAAGCAAGGAGCGCGGGCTGGATGCCACGCTTGTGATTACCGCGCGTTTTGCGCAAGAGCTTTTGCAAGCGATTCGGTCTGTTTCTGATGTATTTAAAACATTGGACGCCAACGTCCTTTTCGTTTGCCCAACAGATGATCTCTTTTACAACAGTGCCCTTTTGCATAAACTCGTGGGTCAGAATACCAACACCTGGCAGCTCGAAATCTCCGAGGTGAAGGGTATTTCGTCTCACGCTCTTTCCAGTGATCCAGAGGAATTGGAAAAACTTTTTGAAGTGATCCTGCCCTGGATGCGCAGTCGTTGTGAAATCTCTGCAACCTCATAA